Proteins encoded within one genomic window of Bacteroides sedimenti:
- the bcp gene encoding thioredoxin-dependent thiol peroxidase → MNVGDKAPELLGKNEKGEDIFLSSYKGKKVVLYFYPKDNTSGCTAQACSLRDSYDDLRKAGYEVIGVSVDDEKSHQKFIEKHALPFTLIADTEKKLVEQFGVWAEKKMYGRSYMGTLRTTFILNEEGVIERIITPKEVSTKEHAQQIL, encoded by the coding sequence ATGAATGTAGGAGACAAAGCCCCTGAATTATTGGGCAAAAATGAAAAAGGAGAAGACATCTTCCTCAGTAGTTATAAAGGTAAGAAAGTGGTACTGTACTTTTATCCCAAGGATAATACTTCAGGATGCACCGCTCAGGCCTGCAGCCTCCGCGACAGCTATGATGATTTGCGGAAAGCCGGATACGAAGTTATCGGAGTCAGCGTAGATGATGAGAAATCGCATCAGAAGTTCATCGAAAAACATGCACTTCCTTTCACACTGATTGCAGACACAGAGAAAAAATTGGTTGAGCAATTTGGCGTATGGGCAGAAAAGAAAATGTATGGACGGTCATACATGGGTACCCTTCGCACCACCTTTATCCTCAACGAGGAGGGCGTTATCGAACGCATCATTACCCCTAAAGAGGTAAGCACCAAAGAACACGCTCAACAAATATTATAA
- a CDS encoding DUF4348 domain-containing protein: protein MKKIIKMLFHNLIGNIRAISFLIFILYPIWANSQNEKFDSFLNKFASDSVFQVSRISFPLQYVSWDWDNDKEVVTEIKKEKYKYDILYFSLEECTDVFTIFYDNFDCKFRETDEMVFRWKGFTSVDRRYYFKRLNGIWILIKIVDYDPINNDRKNCLSKTDWDGVGATNR, encoded by the coding sequence ATGAAAAAAATAATCAAAATGTTGTTTCATAACCTAATTGGGAATATAAGAGCAATCTCTTTTTTAATATTCATACTTTATCCGATTTGGGCTAATTCCCAAAATGAAAAATTTGACTCTTTCTTAAATAAATTCGCCTCCGATTCAGTTTTCCAAGTAAGCAGAATTTCTTTCCCGTTGCAATATGTCTCTTGGGACTGGGATAATGATAAGGAGGTAGTAACAGAAATAAAGAAAGAAAAATATAAATATGACATTTTATATTTTTCACTTGAAGAATGTACAGATGTATTTACTATTTTTTATGACAACTTTGATTGTAAATTTAGAGAAACCGACGAAATGGTCTTTCGATGGAAAGGATTTACTTCTGTGGATAGGAGATACTATTTTAAAAGGCTTAACGGAATATGGATTCTAATTAAAATTGTTGATTATGATCCTATTAATAACGATAGAAAAAATTGCTTAAGCAAAACCGATTGGGATGGTGTTGGTGCGACAAATAGATAA
- a CDS encoding RNA polymerase sigma factor — MNAESFKRMYLPFHQKLYRVAYRLMGNSCDAEDMVQEAYLKLWNMRDDLVDIRNPESFSVIVLKNICFDYLRSTRNETEKEDLQNISKPNETSLINEIEMKDQLNCVKQIITRLPNKQQEVMKLRHLNDCSIEEIERITGLNAINIRVLISRARKTIREQFNI, encoded by the coding sequence ATGAATGCCGAAAGCTTCAAAAGGATGTATCTTCCTTTTCACCAGAAACTATACAGGGTGGCCTACAGACTAATGGGTAACTCCTGTGATGCGGAAGATATGGTGCAAGAAGCGTATCTGAAACTATGGAATATGCGGGACGATCTTGTTGATATAAGAAATCCGGAGTCTTTTTCTGTAATCGTTCTAAAAAATATTTGTTTTGATTATCTTCGCTCAACGCGAAATGAAACAGAAAAGGAGGATTTACAAAATATAAGCAAGCCCAATGAGACTTCACTGATTAATGAGATAGAAATGAAAGACCAGTTGAACTGTGTAAAGCAAATTATTACCCGGCTGCCAAACAAACAGCAGGAAGTAATGAAGCTAAGACATCTGAACGACTGCTCCATAGAGGAGATAGAAAGGATAACCGGACTTAATGCCATTAATATAAGAGTCTTAATCTCAAGAGCCAGAAAAACGATACGCGAACAATTTAATATATAG
- the dnaK gene encoding molecular chaperone DnaK, which translates to MGKIIGIDLGTTNSCVSVFEGNEPVVIANSEGKRTTPSIVAFVDGGERKVGDPAKRQAITNAQRTVFSIKRFMGETWDQVQKEVARVPFNVVRGDNNTPRVDIDGRLYTPQEISAMILQKMKKTAEDYLGQEVTEAVITVPAYFSDSQRQATKEAGQIAGLEVKRIVNEPTAAALAYGLDKAHKDMKIAVFDLGGGTFDISILEFGGGVFEVLSTNGDTHLGGDDFDQKIIDWLAEEFKNEEGIDLRQDPMALQRLKEAAEKAKIELSSTTTTEINLPYIMPVGGIPKHLVKTLTRAKFESLCHDLIQACVEPCRKAMSDAGLSNADIDEVILVGGSTRIPAVQDVVEKFFGKAPSKGVNPDEVVAVGAAVQGAVLTDEIKGVVLLDVTPLSMGIETLGGVMTKLIDANTTIPCKKSEVFSTAADNQSEVTIHVLQGERPMASQNKSIGQFNLAGIAPARRGIPQIEVSFDIDANGILKVTAKDKATGKEQAIRIEASSGLSKDEIERMKAEAEANAEADKNERERIDKLNQADSMIFQTEKQLEELGDKLPADKKAPIEAALAKLKEAHKAQDIAGIDAATAELNKVFQAASEQMYAQGAGQAGPDMGAGAGAQGGSSDKGQDDNVQDADFEEVK; encoded by the coding sequence ATGGGAAAAATTATTGGAATCGACTTAGGAACTACAAACTCTTGTGTTTCTGTATTTGAAGGCAACGAGCCTGTAGTAATTGCAAACAGCGAGGGTAAACGTACAACTCCTTCTATTGTGGCATTTGTTGATGGTGGCGAACGTAAAGTGGGTGATCCTGCAAAACGTCAGGCAATTACTAATGCACAACGTACAGTGTTCTCTATCAAACGTTTCATGGGTGAAACTTGGGATCAGGTACAGAAAGAGGTTGCACGTGTTCCTTTTAATGTAGTAAGAGGTGACAACAATACGCCGCGAGTAGATATCGACGGACGTCTTTATACTCCACAGGAAATTTCTGCAATGATTCTTCAGAAAATGAAGAAGACTGCTGAAGATTATCTGGGACAAGAGGTAACTGAAGCGGTAATTACTGTACCTGCATACTTCAGCGATTCTCAACGTCAGGCTACTAAAGAAGCCGGACAGATTGCCGGTCTGGAAGTGAAACGTATCGTGAACGAACCAACAGCGGCAGCTTTGGCATACGGTCTTGACAAGGCTCACAAAGACATGAAGATTGCCGTATTCGACTTAGGTGGTGGTACATTCGATATTTCTATCCTTGAGTTTGGTGGCGGTGTATTCGAAGTTCTTTCTACCAACGGTGATACTCACCTGGGTGGTGATGACTTTGACCAGAAGATTATCGACTGGTTGGCTGAAGAGTTTAAGAATGAAGAAGGAATTGATTTGCGTCAGGACCCAATGGCTTTGCAACGTTTGAAGGAAGCTGCTGAAAAGGCGAAGATTGAACTTTCTTCTACAACTACTACCGAAATCAACTTGCCATACATTATGCCGGTAGGTGGTATACCTAAGCACCTTGTTAAGACTTTGACCCGTGCTAAGTTTGAATCATTGTGCCACGATTTAATCCAGGCTTGTGTTGAACCTTGCCGTAAAGCAATGAGCGATGCCGGATTAAGCAATGCAGATATTGATGAAGTAATCTTGGTTGGTGGTTCAACCCGTATTCCTGCTGTACAGGATGTTGTAGAGAAATTCTTCGGTAAGGCTCCTTCTAAAGGTGTAAACCCAGACGAAGTGGTAGCTGTAGGTGCTGCTGTTCAGGGTGCGGTATTGACTGACGAAATTAAAGGTGTGGTTCTGCTCGACGTAACTCCATTGTCAATGGGTATTGAAACATTGGGTGGTGTGATGACTAAACTGATTGATGCCAACACAACTATTCCTTGCAAGAAGAGTGAAGTATTCTCGACTGCAGCAGATAACCAAAGCGAAGTGACAATTCACGTGTTACAGGGTGAACGTCCAATGGCAAGCCAGAACAAATCAATCGGTCAGTTCAACCTGGCTGGTATTGCTCCTGCCCGTCGTGGTATTCCTCAGATTGAAGTTTCTTTCGATATCGATGCTAACGGCATTCTGAAAGTAACAGCTAAAGATAAGGCTACCGGTAAGGAACAGGCTATCCGTATCGAAGCTTCAAGTGGTTTGAGCAAAGACGAAATTGAACGTATGAAAGCTGAAGCTGAAGCAAATGCGGAAGCTGACAAGAATGAACGCGAAAGAATCGACAAGCTGAACCAAGCTGACAGCATGATTTTCCAAACTGAAAAACAACTGGAAGAGCTGGGCGATAAACTTCCTGCTGATAAGAAAGCTCCGATTGAAGCTGCTCTTGCTAAGCTGAAGGAAGCTCACAAGGCTCAGGATATTGCAGGCATTGATGCTGCAACTGCCGAACTGAACAAGGTATTCCAAGCTGCAAGCGAACAGATGTATGCTCAGGGTGCCGGTCAGGCTGGTCCTGATATGGGGGCTGGTGCTGGTGCTCAAGGTGGAAGTTCAGACAAGGGGCAAGACGACAACGTTCAGGATGCTGACTTTGAAGAAGTGAAGTAA
- a CDS encoding FecCD family ABC transporter permease, whose translation MRTRFILLILLFIIAFGCDIAFGSVNLSLADVWATLTGHGNDNIYREIILNHRLPKALTAILTGTALSVAGVLMQTLFRNPLAGPDVLGVTSGASLGVALLTLGTTTLPWLLIAGWGQVLAAVLGAVGVLLLIVIVSVKVPQTVSLLIIGMMFGNFAGAIVSILQSTSNPDTLKLFISWTFGSLSAVSWNYMAIMAPIVLIGTVMAFILQKKLNVLLLGEKYAAGLGVSVLHTRLWIILATALLAGTSTAFTGPIAFIGVTIPHISRGIFHSSNHKTIIPASILCGSVIMLICDLVSQMPGSQGTLPINSVTALFGAPIIIWIIARNGGMGK comes from the coding sequence ATGAGAACACGATTTATACTGCTTATACTCTTGTTCATTATCGCATTTGGATGCGACATCGCCTTTGGCAGTGTAAATCTGTCATTAGCCGACGTATGGGCTACCCTCACCGGACACGGGAACGACAATATTTACCGTGAAATCATACTGAACCACCGCCTGCCCAAGGCCCTTACTGCAATTCTTACCGGAACCGCCCTCTCTGTGGCCGGTGTGCTAATGCAGACCCTGTTCCGCAATCCGCTTGCCGGGCCCGACGTACTGGGAGTTACCTCCGGAGCCAGTCTGGGTGTTGCGCTGCTAACACTGGGCACCACTACCCTTCCCTGGCTACTCATCGCCGGATGGGGACAGGTATTGGCAGCCGTACTTGGAGCCGTCGGAGTACTATTGCTTATCGTTATCGTATCAGTCAAAGTACCGCAAACAGTCTCTTTGCTTATAATCGGAATGATGTTTGGTAACTTCGCCGGAGCTATTGTAAGTATTCTTCAAAGCACAAGCAATCCGGATACTTTAAAACTCTTTATCTCATGGACTTTCGGCAGCCTATCAGCTGTCAGCTGGAATTACATGGCGATTATGGCCCCCATCGTGCTCATCGGCACAGTAATGGCTTTTATCCTTCAGAAAAAACTCAATGTGCTTTTGCTCGGCGAAAAGTATGCCGCCGGACTTGGAGTTTCCGTTCTCCATACCCGACTATGGATTATTCTGGCAACCGCCTTGCTGGCAGGAACATCTACCGCATTTACAGGACCTATCGCATTTATTGGCGTAACCATACCTCATATTTCCCGGGGTATTTTTCATTCTTCCAATCACAAAACAATTATTCCCGCCTCCATACTTTGCGGAAGCGTAATTATGCTTATCTGCGATCTTGTTTCACAGATGCCGGGCAGTCAGGGCACCCTACCCATCAACTCGGTGACAGCCCTTTTCGGCGCCCCTATCATTATCTGGATTATTGCCAGAAACGGCGGAATGGGCAAATAA
- a CDS encoding saccharopine dehydrogenase family protein — protein MGRVLIIGAGGVGTVVAHKVAQNADVFTDIMLASRTKSKCDAIAKAIGGDRIKTAQVDADNVDELVALFNDFKPEIVINVALPYQDLTIMDACLKAGVNYLDTANYEPKDEAHFEYSWQWAYQEKFKEAGLTAILGCGFDPGVSGIYTAYAAKHHFDEMHYLDIVDCNAGDHHKAFATNFNPEINIREVTQKGKYFENGEWVVTEPHEIHKPLNYPNIGPKESYVIYHEELESLVKNYPTLKRARFWMTFGQEYLTHLRVIQNIGMARIDEIDYNGQKIVPIQFLKAVLPNPGDLGENYTGETSIGCRIRGIKDGKERTYYVYNNCSHEAAYKETGAQGVSYTTGVPAMIGAMMFLKGEWKRPGVFNVEEFNPDPFMEQLNKQGLPWVEVFDGDLEL, from the coding sequence ATGGGTAGAGTTCTAATTATTGGTGCCGGCGGTGTTGGAACCGTTGTTGCACACAAAGTGGCACAGAATGCCGATGTTTTCACAGATATCATGTTGGCCAGCCGTACCAAATCAAAATGTGATGCGATCGCAAAAGCAATTGGTGGAGATAGAATTAAAACGGCTCAGGTAGACGCCGACAATGTGGATGAGTTGGTTGCTTTATTCAACGACTTCAAACCGGAAATCGTGATCAATGTGGCTCTTCCTTATCAGGACCTCACAATCATGGATGCATGTCTGAAGGCGGGAGTCAACTACCTCGACACAGCCAATTATGAGCCAAAGGATGAAGCTCACTTTGAATACAGCTGGCAATGGGCTTATCAGGAAAAGTTCAAGGAAGCCGGACTGACAGCTATTCTTGGATGTGGTTTCGACCCGGGAGTAAGTGGTATTTATACTGCTTATGCAGCAAAACATCATTTCGACGAAATGCACTATCTGGACATCGTAGACTGCAACGCTGGCGATCACCACAAAGCATTTGCAACTAACTTCAATCCGGAAATCAATATCCGTGAGGTTACCCAGAAAGGAAAATATTTCGAAAACGGAGAATGGGTGGTTACTGAACCGCACGAAATCCATAAGCCGTTGAATTATCCAAATATCGGTCCTAAAGAATCATACGTAATTTATCACGAAGAACTGGAGTCACTGGTAAAGAACTATCCAACTCTGAAACGTGCCCGTTTCTGGATGACCTTTGGACAAGAATACCTTACACACCTTCGTGTAATCCAGAACATCGGTATGGCTCGTATTGATGAAATCGATTACAACGGACAGAAGATTGTTCCTATTCAGTTCCTCAAGGCTGTTCTTCCTAACCCAGGAGATCTGGGCGAGAACTACACTGGCGAAACATCCATCGGATGCCGTATCCGTGGTATCAAGGATGGCAAAGAACGTACTTACTACGTATACAACAACTGCAGCCACGAAGCAGCCTACAAGGAAACAGGCGCTCAGGGTGTAAGCTACACCACCGGTGTGCCTGCCATGATTGGTGCCATGATGTTCCTCAAAGGAGAATGGAAACGTCCGGGTGTGTTCAATGTTGAAGAATTCAATCCGGATCCGTTCATGGAACAACTCAATAAGCAAGGCTTGCCTTGGGTAGAGGTGTTCGATGGCGACTTGGAACTCTAA
- a CDS encoding YeiH family protein → MDALVKFLKDNNKIIYLVLLVFCLLPFVTPPVSLLTGLIFALICGKAYPGFNKKMSKYLLQFSVVGLGFGMNLHQALASGKDGMMFTIISVAGTLLIGTFMARRLRVDKKTGYLISSGTAICGGSAIAAVAPVIKANDGQISVSMGTVFILNAIALFLFPVLGHLFGLTQHQFGLWSAIAIHDTSSVVGAGSAYGQEALQVATTVKLTRALWIIPVSIVTSFIFKSKSEKMYTPWFIFFFILAMLVNTFFTLPAPLTTGMVWLARKGLTLTLFFIGASLSRDVLKSVGFRPMVQGVLVWIFIAITSLVYIMFMS, encoded by the coding sequence ATGGATGCACTCGTAAAGTTTTTGAAGGATAACAATAAGATTATCTATCTGGTATTACTTGTATTTTGTCTCTTACCATTTGTAACCCCTCCGGTTTCTCTGCTTACCGGTTTGATATTCGCCCTTATTTGTGGGAAGGCTTACCCCGGGTTTAATAAAAAAATGTCGAAATATCTTTTGCAGTTTTCTGTAGTAGGTCTGGGATTCGGAATGAATCTGCATCAGGCTTTAGCTTCAGGAAAAGATGGTATGATGTTCACCATTATCTCAGTAGCAGGGACCTTGCTGATTGGTACATTTATGGCAAGACGCCTTCGAGTGGATAAAAAAACAGGTTATCTTATCAGTTCGGGAACAGCTATTTGTGGTGGAAGTGCCATTGCAGCGGTAGCACCCGTAATCAAGGCAAATGATGGTCAAATTTCAGTATCAATGGGTACCGTCTTTATCCTGAATGCCATTGCTCTTTTTCTTTTTCCGGTTTTGGGACACCTGTTCGGACTTACCCAGCATCAGTTTGGTTTGTGGTCGGCAATTGCCATTCACGATACCAGTTCGGTAGTTGGTGCAGGTTCTGCATACGGACAAGAGGCGTTGCAGGTTGCCACTACGGTGAAGCTGACACGTGCTTTGTGGATTATACCAGTATCCATTGTTACCTCATTTATCTTTAAGAGCAAATCCGAAAAGATGTATACCCCTTGGTTTATCTTCTTCTTCATTCTTGCCATGCTTGTCAATACATTCTTTACACTGCCTGCCCCCCTTACAACCGGTATGGTTTGGCTGGCACGTAAAGGTTTGACCCTGACGCTCTTCTTTATCGGTGCCTCTCTTTCAAGAGATGTATTGAAAAGTGTCGGTTTCCGCCCCATGGTTCAGGGAGTTCTGGTCTGGATATTTATTGCTATTACTTCGCTGGTTTACATCATGTTTATGAGTTAA
- a CDS encoding DUF4252 domain-containing protein yields MKFKQLILIILMFWTGMASAQNKFTQKFSDMDGVTSVFISKAMLQMMPNMKTEGIDIGSIAGKLESILILTTEKASISKMMKSELPRLAFSKSYEELMRVKDEGTNVTFYIKKKNNNKVSELIMLVDEQPEFVYMQITGDMTLQDIQNITKGKK; encoded by the coding sequence ATGAAATTTAAACAACTAATATTAATCATTCTGATGTTTTGGACAGGGATGGCTTCCGCCCAAAATAAATTTACTCAGAAATTTTCCGATATGGATGGCGTAACATCCGTATTCATATCAAAGGCCATGCTTCAGATGATGCCGAACATGAAAACAGAAGGCATAGACATTGGTTCTATTGCAGGAAAACTGGAATCGATTCTTATACTGACAACGGAAAAGGCATCTATCTCGAAGATGATGAAAAGTGAACTGCCCCGACTTGCATTCAGCAAAAGTTATGAGGAGCTGATGCGGGTAAAAGATGAAGGTACAAATGTAACCTTTTACATTAAAAAGAAGAATAACAATAAAGTAAGTGAACTGATTATGCTGGTGGATGAGCAACCTGAGTTTGTATACATGCAAATTACCGGAGATATGACCCTGCAGGACATTCAGAATATTACCAAAGGGAAAAAATAA
- the recA gene encoding recombinase RecA, with translation MAKKDSDELNFQTNMASSEKLKALQAAMDKIEKSYGKGSIMKLGDDNVQEVEVIPTGSIALNAALGVGGYPRGRVIEIYGPESSGKTTLAIHAIAQAQKAGGIAAIVDAEHAFDRFYAAKLGVDTDNLWISQPDNGEQALEIAEQLIRSSAVDIVVIDSVAALTPKAEIEGDMGDNKVGLQARLMSQALRKLTGTISKTKTTCIFINQLREKIGVMFGNPETTTGGNALKFYASVRLDIRRVSQLKDGDEVIGNQTRVKVVKNKVAPPFRKAEFDIMFGEGISRAGEIIDLGAELGVIKKSGSWYSYNDTKLGQGRDASKQCVNDNPELAEELEGLIFEKLKEHKN, from the coding sequence ATGGCAAAGAAAGACAGCGATGAATTAAATTTTCAAACAAATATGGCATCAAGCGAAAAATTAAAGGCCCTACAGGCTGCCATGGATAAGATAGAAAAAAGCTACGGCAAAGGTTCTATCATGAAACTCGGCGATGACAATGTGCAGGAAGTAGAAGTAATCCCTACCGGTTCTATTGCATTAAATGCAGCATTAGGAGTTGGTGGTTATCCACGGGGAAGAGTAATTGAGATATACGGACCTGAATCTTCCGGTAAAACAACACTTGCCATCCATGCGATAGCACAGGCACAAAAGGCTGGCGGTATTGCCGCCATTGTTGATGCGGAACATGCATTCGATCGTTTTTATGCAGCAAAACTGGGAGTAGACACAGACAATCTTTGGATATCACAGCCCGACAACGGAGAGCAAGCACTGGAAATTGCAGAACAACTCATTCGCTCTTCAGCTGTTGACATTGTGGTAATCGACTCTGTTGCCGCACTGACTCCGAAAGCTGAAATTGAAGGCGATATGGGCGATAACAAGGTGGGACTTCAGGCTCGTTTGATGTCTCAGGCATTGCGTAAACTGACTGGTACAATAAGTAAAACCAAAACTACTTGCATTTTCATTAACCAGTTACGCGAAAAGATTGGCGTTATGTTTGGTAATCCCGAAACCACTACCGGTGGTAACGCACTGAAGTTCTATGCTTCCGTACGTCTTGACATCCGTCGCGTCAGCCAACTGAAAGACGGAGATGAAGTTATCGGTAACCAGACTCGCGTAAAAGTGGTGAAAAACAAAGTGGCACCTCCTTTCCGTAAAGCGGAATTCGACATTATGTTTGGCGAAGGAATCTCTCGTGCGGGAGAAATCATCGACCTGGGTGCCGAACTGGGTGTTATCAAGAAGAGCGGTTCATGGTACAGCTACAATGACACCAAACTGGGACAAGGAAGAGACGCCTCTAAACAATGCGTTAACGACAACCCCGAATTGGCAGAAGAGCTGGAAGGACTTATCTTCGAAAAGCTGAAAGAGCACAAAAACTAA
- a CDS encoding DUF4252 domain-containing protein, whose protein sequence is MKKYFLCLSLFLIAQWSLGQNVKQLFAEFSKTENAECVNLNNLETSFLKPFVKSNDIPGLKNMKAVQVIDLSNCPEEVKQRFAEKVKSLNDKEYETMVSSNENGEKVRVLVKIKKEEISELVVITTGDDASLVKIKGSFKQSDLAKYTTNQ, encoded by the coding sequence ATGAAAAAGTATTTCTTGTGTCTCTCACTGTTTTTAATAGCTCAATGGAGCTTGGGACAGAACGTTAAGCAGTTGTTTGCGGAATTCTCAAAAACTGAGAATGCCGAATGTGTAAATCTCAATAACCTGGAAACTTCATTCCTGAAGCCGTTTGTAAAAAGCAACGATATTCCAGGACTGAAGAATATGAAAGCCGTGCAGGTAATCGACCTGAGCAATTGCCCTGAAGAAGTAAAACAGAGGTTTGCCGAAAAAGTTAAATCACTGAATGACAAAGAGTATGAGACGATGGTCAGCTCGAATGAAAACGGGGAAAAAGTTAGGGTACTGGTAAAAATCAAAAAGGAAGAAATAAGCGAACTGGTGGTGATAACTACCGGCGACGATGCATCACTTGTGAAGATTAAAGGAAGTTTTAAACAATCGGATTTGGCTAAATATACAACAAATCAGTAA
- a CDS encoding LysR substrate-binding domain-containing protein: MSDFRLKVFLSVARNLSFTKASQELFITQPAITKHIQELESLYKTRLFERLGNKISLTTAGELLLEHAERILDDYKQLDYEMHLLHNEYSGGLRLGASTTISQYVLPPVLARFIEKFPQVSLSLFNGNSRDVENALQEHRIDLGLVEGTLRLPNLKYTSFLKDELVAVVHSHSKLVKLDEISVEEFCKTPLVLRERGSGTLDVLENSLSAHNIKLSDLNVRMYLGSTESIKLFLEHTDCMGVVSIRSISRELTAGLFKVIEVKELEMQREFSFARLQGEEGGLSQVFMQFANHYNKTL; this comes from the coding sequence ATGTCCGATTTCAGATTGAAGGTGTTTTTAAGTGTGGCACGAAACCTGAGTTTTACCAAGGCTTCGCAGGAGCTTTTTATAACTCAGCCTGCCATAACCAAGCATATTCAGGAACTGGAAAGCCTTTATAAGACCCGACTTTTTGAACGGCTCGGGAATAAAATCAGTCTCACTACTGCCGGCGAGCTTTTGTTGGAACATGCCGAACGTATTCTGGATGATTATAAGCAGCTGGATTATGAAATGCATTTGCTTCACAACGAATACTCCGGTGGGCTGAGGCTCGGTGCCAGCACCACAATTTCGCAATATGTACTGCCTCCCGTTCTGGCGCGGTTTATCGAGAAGTTTCCACAGGTTTCCCTTTCTCTGTTCAATGGAAATTCCCGTGATGTGGAGAATGCCCTTCAGGAGCACCGTATAGACCTGGGACTGGTTGAAGGAACTCTTCGACTTCCGAACCTGAAGTACACCTCTTTCCTGAAAGATGAACTGGTGGCTGTGGTGCATAGTCACAGCAAACTAGTGAAGCTGGATGAAATATCGGTGGAAGAGTTTTGCAAAACACCTCTGGTGTTACGTGAAAGAGGTTCGGGTACGCTGGATGTGCTCGAAAATTCTTTGTCTGCTCATAACATAAAATTATCCGACCTCAATGTGCGCATGTATTTAGGTAGCACAGAAAGCATCAAACTTTTTCTTGAACATACCGACTGTATGGGAGTTGTTTCCATACGTTCCATTTCACGTGAACTTACGGCCGGACTCTTTAAGGTGATTGAGGTTAAAGAGTTGGAAATGCAAAGAGAATTCTCGTTTGCCCGTCTCCAGGGTGAGGAGGGAGGGCTCTCACAGGTGTTCATGCAATTTGCCAATCATTATAACAAAACGTTATAA
- a CDS encoding ABC transporter substrate-binding protein has protein sequence MKYLFYILLTITTLFTSCTQKQPANSMKNGKEQKLKYAQGFSISQQKDYTCVTVFNPWKKGEIYARYYLVKDAGTTVPEDGKKIEVPLKTLAANSATYFEFLQMLGELDKVTGVCSAAWIYNPEILKRVRIGKIKDLGDSFNLDIENLLILRPQAVMTPAYNAEDENSKKLVQCGIPVIYNIEWQEQSLLARAEWIKFVGAFFDKSALADSLFNDVEKRYKEVSSLAQKAKNRPTLMSGQDFRGTWTMPAGRSFTARMFRDAGGSYFYENDTTSGSISTNIEPALINFSKADIWVGVQAGSLDELSKTDVKYKLFDAFKKGNVYNYNKRMNATGGNDYWESAVARPYLVLSDMIKALHPELLPGYEFTYMQKLK, from the coding sequence ATGAAATATCTATTTTATATATTACTGACAATAACTACTCTGTTTACCAGCTGCACACAAAAGCAACCGGCAAACAGTATGAAAAACGGGAAAGAACAAAAACTGAAATATGCCCAAGGCTTTTCCATTAGCCAACAAAAGGACTATACCTGTGTAACCGTATTCAATCCGTGGAAAAAAGGGGAAATATATGCACGCTACTACCTGGTGAAAGATGCCGGAACAACAGTACCCGAAGATGGGAAAAAGATAGAGGTTCCCCTAAAAACATTGGCTGCCAACTCGGCAACCTACTTTGAGTTTCTACAGATGCTGGGAGAACTCGACAAAGTAACCGGTGTATGCAGTGCCGCCTGGATATACAACCCAGAAATCCTGAAAAGAGTGAGAATAGGAAAAATCAAAGACCTGGGAGATTCATTCAATCTGGATATCGAAAACCTGTTGATACTCCGTCCGCAGGCAGTTATGACACCAGCCTACAATGCGGAAGACGAAAATTCAAAGAAACTGGTTCAATGCGGAATACCGGTCATCTACAACATCGAATGGCAAGAGCAGTCGTTACTGGCACGTGCCGAATGGATAAAGTTTGTAGGAGCCTTTTTCGACAAATCAGCTCTGGCAGACAGTCTGTTCAATGATGTGGAAAAAAGATACAAAGAAGTATCATCATTGGCGCAGAAAGCCAAAAATCGTCCTACCCTGATGTCAGGACAGGATTTCCGCGGCACATGGACAATGCCAGCCGGAAGAAGCTTTACTGCCAGAATGTTCCGTGATGCCGGTGGATCATATTTTTATGAGAATGACACCACCAGCGGAAGCATCTCCACCAACATTGAACCAGCACTGATTAACTTCAGCAAAGCCGATATCTGGGTAGGCGTTCAGGCTGGTTCGTTGGACGAACTGAGCAAAACAGACGTAAAATATAAGCTGTTCGATGCTTTCAAAAAAGGAAATGTATATAATTACAACAAACGAATGAATGCCACCGGAGGGAACGACTACTGGGAAAGCGCTGTTGCCCGCCCCTATCTTGTTCTGAGTGATATGATAAAAGCTCTTCATCCGGAACTGTTGCCCGGATACGAGTTCACCTATATGCAAAAACTGAAATGA